The Plasmodium coatneyi strain Hackeri chromosome 11, complete sequence DNA segment TGCATTTACACGATTGTTCATTTAAGAATACGCCACGTtagcacatttttcacaCCAGTAACTCATATTtaggagaaaacaaaaataatcgTGGAAGTGCTTCCAGGCGGATATCCATTCGACCTGCGTTGCAAGACGTTTACCACGTTCCCGTCGCGCGTAGAGATGCTCATGTGCAAGCGTGCACGTGTATACGTGTGTAGGTCGTGCCTGTAAACGCATTCTCATACGTACACACGCAAGTGTACGGACTTCCTCGCCGTCTGCCAATTTCCCCTCTATTATAGTAGCAGAAACACCCCTGGTAGTCAACAGCTTGTAAGAAGAAACCAAATTATCGCAGCCCAAGTGTTACCCCCGTGTGCATGCATGCACAGACaacatatgaatatatgtacagaTAAGTACGAACGTGTGCCCAGAACGTATCCCTCAGCCGtcgaaatttattttctccccccttccttGCTAACATTTGCTAATATTTCGTGCATGGTTTAACAGCCACTGTGTtgcaaaaagagaaaaaagcgCAGTTGTGAGTGAGTGTGCAGAGAAATATACTCGCGCACATACGCGTATATATAGCTACACATACTACGTGCACACACAGGGGCGTGTGTTATGGAACGCAGAGTGAAGCAAGCGCGGGAAAAAAACTCTTGCCTAAGGACCCTTGACGTCGACATGAACATGCAGAACCAAATGAAAATGAGCAACTTCTGCGTGGGCACCACGCCCAACAGCAGCCCAAGTGGCATCCCCAAGAACGGCTACAACGTAAATGTACCAACATCCCCAAACTTAACAAATTATGAACACGGTCAGAACATTTTCATGGGACAGAGCGCAAATGGCCACGATTATAATTTATTGGCCAAGCAAAATATGCTGAGTTATCAGAATGTTCCACTTGGTCAGCACTCCTCCGGCAACGCGGGCAATTATGCGGCAAATTATGCGGTCAATTATGTGGGCAATTATGATGCCAATTATGCAGCAAATTATGTAACCAACTATAACGGCAATTGTGACGTCAATTACGATAGCAGAACAAACGGCTGTTCGAATGAAAATCAAACGAATTGGCCGAACGGGAACTCCCTGGGAAACACACACCACGTGAGTAGCATGCACATGGCAGTGAATAATGGTTACCCGTTGTATGTAACAAATGGGGAACAGATTTTACGTCAGGCGAAACTTCTTATggcgaaaaaaatttttgacaACGCGAGTGGCCCCAACGGGAACATGACCCAGGCGGTGAACTGCGGCCCGAGCAGTTTGCAGTCAAATGGGAACCAAGTTGCGCAGCAAAAAATGCAGCAAAAATTGCAGTCACAATTGCAGTCACAATTACAGTCAATTTTGCAGTCACTTCCCCGCGCGAGCAACAATTTACACAACGTTAACCCTGagcagaaaaatggaaatatgtGCAACTACAGTTTGCAGCACAACTCGGCGCTGAACCAGGAGAACCAAATGCTTAATACACAGAATGGTTACTGCCCGAGCAGTAGTAACAGCATGGCGAACGGGAATAACAACCCTGGCATGATGGGGGTAACTTACAACCCGCACGATAATGTTGTAACCCCAAATGTACCCATAAATGGTGGAGCAAATATTTCCGCGACGAACAGCGCCGCACAGGGACACCCAAACGGCATGGCAAAAGGCACACAACAAAATCAGGGTGCCATGATGAGTACCCAAATGAATGCCTGGAATGGAAACTACGAATTGGGTAACCGCAGCAGTGCTATTGGAGCGAGTAACGTTCTTCCCTATGGCGATAATATGAACGCCGAAGGTGGAAACatgggggaagaaagtgCAAGAGGGGCGGGAAGTAATTACCGAAGTGCGATGGATGGCTACGATGGGAGTTATGTTAGCAAAAATTACGGAAATGGTAACTGTAATAGTAACGACCGTGGTAACGACCGTGGTAACGGCCGTGGGAACGTTGGTGCAAGTTGCGTTGACGGGGTTAACGACCCCGGAGGGAACATCCACAGGTGCACTGCTAGCACGGGTGTATGCAGGAGCGCCCAATATAAGTGCAACATGATGACCCCCCAGAAAAACAACAGCAGTGTGGGGATAAACatgagtggaaaaaaatgtgaccACATTTTGCAGAACATTAATAAAGTGCGAAGTGCAAGTGGAAAGGTAGGGATGGTGATGGAAGTTGCACAACAGGGTTCCCCAATATTGAATAATGTGGAAGTGTTAAACGACTACAATAAAGTGCAAGGTAATTTTCGTGGAAGCGAGAGTAATACACTACCCTCTTTTGCTAGTATGAATAAGAACGGTGTTAATTTCGTCGACCCGCGGAAAGGTGTTGAAGGTTATGTTGCGATGAGCGGCACCCCCGTGGGTGTGGCAGTGGGTAATGGTAGTTATGCTGGTAGTGGTAACGGTAACGGTAACGGTAACGGAGTAGGTCCCTACAGCAGTATGCAGAATTTTGCCAACGCTGCGGATCATGGCAAGCAAGGGATTGAGGTTAGCAACACACACGGCTCTAAACTTGACGCCGCAGCTCAGCAGTCGAATTTGTTAAGCAGTTACAACACGGGAGGCGCTTTCCTCGGAGGTGCGCTCCCCGGAAGTAGTAACATGGAGAACAGCTTCAGCGCGGGCGGGTCGAACCTGATGAACCAAACGGCTAGTTCCTGGGCGATGCAAAATGGGAATGGTGGAATTGGCAACGGTACCTACCCCTACAGTGTCGGAAGCAACCCCGTGAGCAATTTCCCGAGTGGCCTAAACAGTTCCCCGCAGGTCCTCCAAAGGATGGGAAATTTCATCACCAGGGGGAATGCCAACGAGCCAATTAGCAGTAGCAATAGTGGTGTGCACAGCAGCGGTAATCATGCGAATGGGAATGTTCTGAGCAGTTACCACAGCAACATGAGCAACATGAGCAACATGAGCAACATGAACAACATGAACAACATGAACAACATGAACAACAATTTTACGAGGGATAATTCGCAATTTATGATGAGCACAAGGAATGATAATAAGAGCAGTGAGGCCATTTTTAGTGCTAATAGTGGCCAATTAAGTGGCGTGCTGAGAGCGGGGCACACCGGCAGTTTTGCAAGTGTGCATGGCACCTCCCTTCCAAATGACATATCCAACATTTCCAACATTTCCGCCAAGAAGGCAAACCAGCAGTTtaacatggtaaaaaatatgaacctGATTCAGTCAAGCAACTACCAGGCCAACGCAGCCAACAGTCACGACGTGCAGGTGAATAACATGAGTGGTTACCATCAGGCACATTCCATGAAGGAGGCCAATAACGGCATGACCGGTGTGCATGCTAGCTCGGTTAACGGTCTGACGAATAACGGCCAAGCGGTCCACTTTAACCCCTACGGGAAGGTAAACAATAACAGCGCCGACGCGGCGAAAGGATTGTACCAGGAAAATAGTTCCCTAAATGGAAACAAATTACTTCTAAGCAGCAGTAAGTACCTTAACGGTAGTGGCACCACTCATTGTGGCAGTTTAAGTGCAACGAAGATGAACGCAACTGTGGGGGGTATCAACAACATGGCCCTTCAAGGATCACTAATGAACACATCCGGCGGGGATATTTCTTCCCCAACACACAGCACAAATGGGAATTACAGTGGGAAAAAGGCACTTTACGGTTCTAAGGCGAATACGTCTAATTTGTACTCgcccaaagggggggagtatCCTTCCATAAGTAATAACGGCACAATGAGCGGCACAATGAACGGTGCAACTGGTGTGTACACACGTAGTAATGAGAACAACGCTAGTACGCACAGTGGTGTGGGTAGTTCGCCAATTAATTCACCCATGAGTGTATCCAACAGGCAGGTGAACAGTCTAACCAGCGCCTTGACCAACACAGCCAACGAAATAGATCACCTTACCAACAATCTGACCAATAGTCTTTCAAACAGTATGACCAATAACGTCACCAATAATTTGCAAATCGTgcacaataataatataacacaaaaaattaacaataaTATTTCCATCAATTTATCGAACGGAATTAATGGtatgaaaaatgttaaccTGGGGCATGCTAACCTGGCGAATGTCAACCTGGCGAATGTTAACCTGGCGAATGTCAACCTGGCGaatgttaataattttaagaAGAATGTTTTGGGGGAGGTGAACAAGGGTGTATCAAAGTTGGACTCTCCCGAAAATTTCAACTCCTCTGCGAAGTTTGCCCAGGCTAGCAGTGGCAGCGGCAGTGGCATTTCCAATGGCAGTAATAACGTGTACGCTGTGAACCACGTCAGTGGTGCCCAGATGAACACAAACTACGACCTGATAAAGAAGATGACCAAGGGGAACAGGCTGACCTTAGCAGATGCGAGGAAATTCTTGGAGATGCAGAGAAGAGGAATGCTAGACTCAGGCGCAGCGATCCCCCACGGGAATTCAGACAATGTTAATACCCCAGGATCGCGAACCTTAGTGGCAACGAGGGACATTTCCCAATTGAGCATGATGGGAAAAGGGGCCAACGGCACTGCACCTATGAGTAGTATGACCAGTTCTATGTACAACAATCAGGGTGTGGTGAGGAACCCCACGAAGGTGAAAAACGCAACAGCCAATGTTATTAGTCCGGGTGGGAGTATAAACGAATTAGTGCATAATAGGTATGTCTTAAACAATGGAAGTGGAGGTGGTAAGGTGACCTCGAACAACTTAATGATGAACGAGTCGACACTGAATAATAAGTTACTGGCGCTGAACAGAAGTGGAGGGCTACCCGAAGACAAAGGCCAGAATTGCTACCCTGCAGAGGTGAACGGAAATCACCCAAATAGGGACTACATAATGGTTAAAGAAAATGTGGACTCACATTTGAGCCAAAAGAGTGAACTGTTAGGCACTCCCACAGGGGGTAGTGGTAGGGGATCTCCATCCCATTTtgataaaaatgaacttcCCTTGGtggggaagaagggaaatttCCATGACGTGCATAATAATGGCAATGGTATAATGGCTAGCTCGAAAAGGGACACTACCCAGTTAAACAAGGTTATTCCATCTGGTAACAACTTGCCTGGTATGCACAACACAAATCGGGTGAACGCATCTGAGGTGAGTAGTGGAGTCGGTATGATGGGTTCCTCCCGTGGCGGTAACACCAGTGGCGGGGTGAGCAACCCGAAGAATGTAGTACCTATGCCGAATGGAGCATTCCCCACGGGGGAAAACCTGCAGGCACAAGACATGAGCAGACTGTACAACAAGGGTACCTCGAACTATGGACAAGCTACGGTGCAACACATGGGGGTTAGCGATGGCTACGGCGGAAGCGTCCCGAGTAGTACCATTGGTGGTAATTTTAACTTGAACCAAGTGGGCAGCCAAGTTGATCTGACCAAGAATAGCATACATGGTGGAAACTACCCCCGTCTAAATCTTAACCTGCAGAATAATGGAAGTTTCCCCAATTCGTATGAAGGTCTACCCGAAAATGGCAAAAGCGGGCATGGACCACACAGGTTCATCGAGGCAATGGATGTCTCCCCAAAGAGCAACGACCAGAAGACGCCcgttaatttaaaaaatattattaacaTAAATCATAATTTTAATATGCTCATAAATAGCATGAACATGGATGGGGTGGGCGGAATAATTGGCATGGAGAGcgacaaaaagggggacagtAACAATATCAATGGTGCATATTACAGTAACAATAGTAATGGCTATGTTGGTGCGAGTAATCAGCTGTGCAGAGACGATATGAATTTGGCCCATAAGCAGGGGAATAACTTCCCCAGGAAGGGAAGCAACACTGCTGATGTAGGGTCCTCCACGGGGTCCTCCTCCGGTGGGTTCAACAAAACGGGAAAGGAGACCAACGGGAAGAATAACTCAGTTGGTGTGATGCAGGGACAATTGGGGTTaagtaataattatgcaACAAGTGCCATGACGGGGAATTACTCCATGCAGAATGTACTTAGCAAAAGTGCAAATTTGAGTCACTCCACGAATGGGTCAGGTATTTCCCCTACTGCATCTTCCAGTGCGATCATGTTAGAGAACCCAAACCCTTTACCCTACAGTGTAAGTAGGAACTTGCGTCCTCAGGATGGTGCAAGTGTCACGTCTAAGTCGACAAGTATAGGTGGCACGTTATATGATGATAACATCATATCGATGGGAGGAAGTACAAATACGCCTCAGAATGGAGTCGGCAGTGCATCTGCGAATAGGAAAAACGGTCTGCAGTATACGGTGCAAAGTACAAATAAGGAGCAAGTCTCCATGTATAATGGGAATGGCCTCAATGACCAGGAGCAGCACCCCCAGCTAGCCAACATGCTCATGCTGCACAATAGCCAGCAGATGAAATCTACATGTGTGAAAGGCTCcaacaagagaaaaaaagtcgATGGTGTAGGAGAATCGAATGAACAGGTGAATGGTAAAGATATGTTGGCTAGTTCTAAGAAggcaagaaaaaagaagagtgaCCATGTGAACCATTCCTCCGGTGCATCCAATAATGAGACAGTATTGACGTCACCCCAGATGGAAATAAATAACAGGAATGACTCTTACTGGAGTAACAAGCAACCTAATGGTAATGACAGTAAGGGGGAATGTGCCAACGGGACTCAGTACATGCCCAGTGGACAAATGTGCATTGAAATTGCAGACGAGGAAAACACAGACTACGTGGAAGTAACTGGTGAGAGTAAAATTGCAGGGGAGAGCTATATTGCACCGGGTGTAGGTCATATAGATGCAGTGGTAGGAGGATCGGAGGAGAGTAGCAGATTGGCAGATACGCCAAAGGGTGCAAGTAGCATCAATcgtgaaaatgaaaatatcgaaaatgtgcattcagtatatgtgcacacaggTGAAGGAAGTACTAATGAGGTAGGCGCAGCAGCCATTGTAGCAGGGTGCAGTCCTCCTCCCCCCGGTGGGGCATCATCTCCAGGGGGAACCCATTTCAGCGATCCAGGTTCTCACCCTTCGCCACGAAATTGCGAAGAAGCGGCTAATGATAAGTGTGTAAGCGATGTTTCGTATCCAAGCATGGCAGTCGATAGGAGTAACAACCAATCGAAGGACGACGCGTCTGCAGAGGAAAGTTCAAACCTGGTGGTGAATTCCCCCAGTGTAAATGACGCAAAGGAGGAGCAGAAGAATGTCATCGAAATGAGCATTGATATGTCGATCAGAAATATTGAGGAGTCCATTACTCAGTACAAtgaatcgaaaaaaaatgaggacgTGGAAAATGGGGAGAACGACGCCGTGGTGGTAGATGTAGATAATAATGCAACTTTGGCTAGCCAGCGTGCCGACAGGATCAAAGACAAAAAGGATGGACACCTAAGCGGCAAGGACTGTAGTACTAGTATTTATTCCACTGTAGGAGAAATATTTAACGAACCTGGTGTAGGCAATTCGAATGAGGAACATGAGGGCAAAAGTGGGGACAACAGGGAAGAGAGCAGCCCGGGATATCAGCCTATTGGTGAACCCATCGTAGAAACGCCCACGGAACTACCCAGCAAACCCAACGCGGAAGGTCATGAGGCGAACGAACCTCACCAGACGGAACAGGAAGGGGCAACGAGCAGATGTGCCCAGGAGGAGATCATCACGTACGATAGGATACTGCTGGACGATGTTTGTAAGATGAACTATGACGAACTGTATATCAGTAACGGTGGGGATAATCTGagcgaaggaaaaggagcggaaaaggaagaagaggaatcaaaggatgaagaagcaacaaaggaaggagaagctACAAAGGATGAAGAAGCATACCTGACACAGAAGGGACATGACGATTGCAGTACGACCTTCACGAATGATGAGAGGAGGGATAGTCAAAATGGAATTCTGTCTGTGTGTAATTCGcaagaaggggaaagttTTCGCGTAACAAATAGAGCTTAtaacatttttgaagaacaagaggggggtaaaaaagcgaaagaatttgtggaaggttgttccaCTATAAGCGAATTGGATGAGGAGAATCTGGATGGCGAGGAACAGCATGAGAAGGGAAGCGTGCATTACACGTCTGGAGGAATCATGGAAAATGGGGACCACCCCTTTGATGTGGTTAAAAATTATGTCAGCGAAGATGATGAGAGTGATTACCCCCTCAATGAGGATGAACACATGGGGGAGGGTACCAGTAAGGATGGCGGgagtgaggaaaaaattgcagacGAGCAAGCAAACACAAAAGATGTGACACCTCTAACAGATACtgtgaatgaagaaaaaagcaatgTCCTGGAAGTATATGATTTCAAGGCAGAGCAGTTTAATAAACCGCAAAAGTTTACAATCGTTTTGAGCCAGAAAATGCTGAATGAGCTCGATATGAtttaccaaaaaataaaaaaagtcaagTGTGGTGATGGGGACCAAATAAACTTCAGCGTTTGTAGGAAGGTTAATCGGAAGGAATTCACGGCAATGTGGAATTACCTAGCCGGCATGATGGATGGGAATTAccgaaaaaacggaaaattaaaaattattaaactGGTTAGATCTAATATGCTGCAGCAGGTTTTTTATGAGAAAGGTAAGTTGCAAGGAAGGGGCGCTTAGCGTAaccgtttttttcccttgtttttccattttttccgttttttcaattttttcaatttttccccatatttttctcccattTCCCACGTAGGAGAAAAGCCGAAAATGCTGACGCTCGATTTTCATGTCAACACCCCCGAGGAAAAGTCCGATGTCCAGGGAGGGTAAGTTGCGtgcgtccattttttctctccctgCATTTCATCACTGTTGTAGTGTGCCTCTATTAACCATCGCAGGACGCGTGGTTTGTCCATCCCCCCTTCTGACCTGCCGACCCCCTTCCACCCCATCGCAGCCTTGTACGGTTAGAAACTTCGTTCATAACAAATGAGGCCACGAAGAGGGAACTGGACACTCTGATCAAGGGAAATTTCGACATCACGCTGGATTCCTTATCTATGTGTACTTCACCAGTTTTTAATATGTATAAAAGTAGCAGCAATTTCAGGTATGGGCGATGGAAATAAGAGTAGAATTGTGTGCCGCCTGGAGAGGATATAAGATCTATCCCCTGCCAGTCAATCAATAGCGCAGCAACTTTTCTTGCGCCGATTTTATTACAGCTCAGGCGCACCACCATTCGTCTGTTCATGTAACTGCCAACCCGTTGAACCATTTATTCATTAACCATttaacccccccttttctctttctcctcctttacaAAGCATGCTGTCTACGTTTCAAGGGGAAATTATCCAGTTGTACGTTTCCTCGGGGAAGGCGTGCAAGGGGATCATAGAAGTGCACGAGGATGCAAgtgtaagggaaaaaagagaaatatatatatataaaggggCGTCATGCACATGCGTGTGTGTGCGCTTCTTATTCGTATCTGAGCACCATACCCATTATGTGTCTCCACTTTTTGTGGCACCCATCGGGTATGCCGTTTTGCAGGGTTCTGAGAacacagaaaagaaatttttgaTAAGCATCCGTGCCAACTGCCCAGATATTCACGAATTTTTGAATAGTTTTTATGAGCTCATTTTTTAAGCGATTCCAGCCGTTACTCGgttggtaattttttaagcTGTTTTTAAATGCAGGTTGGCAAGGTGTGTCAGGGGGTGCACCGTGATATTTGGGGCCCCTTCTACCACGTCAACCTGCTTTACCCtgtttttaccatttttttttttccccacctttaacctttttttgttccgcTTTCATTTCACAACCCGAAAGCGTTTTTTGCTCCCCTTGTTTCACGGTCCCCACATTTAAATGCATAAATTAATATCCCAAGGGGGTATTTCCCCAAAAGAAGTGTTCCCTTTTCAGGGGGTAAGTGTATAGCTGGCTTGGAAAGgcaaggaggaggaagcaccCTCCAAAATTAAGCGaaggggtaaaaaagggaattttgTCCATTTCGCAAGTTCCACTtttgtgggaaaaaatgagaacaagggggaaggacGCGGCTCCTCCatcatatgtatgtgtgcgcTCTGCCCGCgtatgaattttttatgcATTACGCGTACAACATAGGCTACCTAAACGTATGGGCCTATCGTGTTGACacaataaaatgggaaaaaagaaaaaaaaaaaaaagggataactCAGCACATAGCGTTTTCATTTTGACCGTATAGGGTTGCCTAAATGTCCCCTTTCGTGGCATTATAACTGATAactgataaaaaaaaaatcttatGCGAAAAAGTAGTCCTTTTAAAGGGGTAGATAAAAATAGGGAATGGGAATTGGAAAGGGGTTTGAGGGGAACAGTCAGGTTGTTTATTGACTAATGATGcaaatttactttttttcccgttttttttatcatttcgcGTAAAACGCGTGCTGAACTAGTTACTCTTATATTACTGggtttcacatttttataacgtCATATTTTTCTACCAAGTAACAtagcaaaagaaaaggtgcGTAGCGATcctgttctttccttttctcgtTTACGCCGGGGCAATTTTTCGCACCCACAGAAGGATTTACCCCCCTCCCCCCGGGATATGATCTTATCCGACGGAGGGTGGGCTTCCCTCACAACATGGGAAACAAAAGCAAaagcacgaaaaaaatgtggctAGTCATCAAGAGCGACGACCCAGAAAAAATGCGCATAAAGCCGGTATTGCATACATGTAGGATTTTATGCTTGTATAGAATACGCGCACCAAATTTTAAGGTTGAGCCTGACGGCGATGCAAACGCGGCACGCTGTTAGAGGTGTAGGGGCTGCTTTTTTCTCGGGGGTAAATTAATGCGTTCgtttcgtttcttttttttttttcaagaggGGAGAATTTCTTTATGCTATTGTTAATATGGCACGGTGTTTTTCCCACTCATTTTTGAGTTTCAttttactcattttttttttccccgcgcATATGTGGgattactctttttttttatttattttttttttcctaacacgtaaatgaaaagaaaaaggaatacttGCAACACTTTTtgcgaacattttttttactttactGAAATATATTTAGCCTTTCACGCGAATCGCAGATAAGCCAAGTTGCATAtttaggtttttttttttttttttttatgctaaTTGTAACCCTGCTGAGTAGCATTCGCATAAATTAGTACTTCCCCCCCCGCgcgtttttcaaaatggtaaGTAAGAGCTTTCCACAGGGAAAACAAGGGCAACATCGCATAGCTtgtattcatatatacatatatgtttctATGTTTGCATGTTCTTACGGATGTACATCTGCATACATGTACTGCGCGCAACCATGCGTGACTACTTAAAATGAACGCTGGAGGAACTGGAAGGGCCACTCCAGTGCGTCGGCAGGAGCGTGTTCCTCATTGAGCGTATGCATGTGGGTACTCcttcatatatttctcccCCATGTGAACATATCTTTTTATGCACCTACCCACCATTTGCCCCTCGCAGGGATCCATTAAAAGCTTCAAACTAAAgcaaaaattgggaaaatgcaggaagaagaatagaCCAGTGCCCCACTGGTACAGGCTGAGGAAGGACACAAAAATTA contains these protein-coding regions:
- a CDS encoding 60S ribosomal protein L39 — its product is MWLVIKSDDPEKMRIKPGSIKSFKLKQKLGKCRKKNRPVPHWYRLRKDTKIRYNTKRRHWRRTKLGL